The Planctomycetota bacterium genome includes a region encoding these proteins:
- a CDS encoding PEP-CTERM sorting domain-containing protein, which translates to MKLIPFAAAAAACGVASVATAVPVEVTLSPRGTGIFNATVDNVLINGAAAPGTVVADPVVFTFDVLDLDLDGDGSANDVASVTLTFAGGGSAQRAWPQGVDTGFGNLNNVTATMSVTGSTTDLGNPIVFDGFTGGDIGVGGNGDLNRSAEINGTLVTVLSPSTGTFQFIEDGVDFAPTPSVTFTNSGGDFGAVSARNVSFQLNTVIPEPTTLGLAGFASLAMLRRRR; encoded by the coding sequence GTGAAACTAATTCCCTTTGCTGCTGCTGCAGCTGCGTGTGGCGTTGCGAGCGTCGCGACGGCCGTCCCGGTCGAGGTCACCCTTAGTCCTCGTGGGACGGGCATTTTTAACGCGACAGTCGACAACGTGCTGATCAACGGCGCTGCTGCGCCCGGCACCGTGGTCGCTGATCCGGTCGTCTTCACATTCGACGTGCTCGATCTTGACCTTGACGGCGACGGCTCGGCCAACGATGTCGCCAGCGTTACGCTGACGTTCGCCGGCGGTGGTAGCGCTCAGCGTGCCTGGCCGCAGGGCGTCGACACTGGCTTTGGCAACCTGAACAACGTCACCGCCACGATGAGCGTGACGGGCAGCACGACTGACCTTGGCAATCCGATCGTCTTCGACGGCTTCACCGGTGGCGACATCGGTGTCGGCGGCAACGGCGACCTCAACCGCAGTGCTGAGATCAACGGCACGCTCGTGACGGTGTTGAGCCCCAGCACCGGAACGTTCCAGTTCATCGAAGATGGTGTCGACTTCGCTCCCACCCCGTCGGTGACCTTTACCAACTCGGGCGGCGACTTCGGTGCCGTCAGTGCACGCAACGTGAGCTTTCAGCTCAACACGGTGATTCCTGAGCCGACCACGCTCGGCCTTGCGGGTTTTGCCAGCCTCGCGATGCTTCGCCGCCGCCGCTAG
- a CDS encoding PEP-CTERM sorting domain-containing protein has protein sequence MTGVAFGGTATIEDLSFRGTGIFDPADPGGAMGNVTNATVAGVPFGPARLAANPLDFVLDFNNLDVDEDGTANDTVTFTLRASTSEGNSPAAFNQGVDTAFGQLDNLLFEVLNVSGTATDSGDNIVFDGFTGAIFAAGGGAAVNIDVSAEVNGELSSIISPATGAFQFQQNFLTFSEPTPTVLFDNGLQMSTGGGASLVARAFDLQFSTEVDVPMLPGDANGDGTVDLADFGILRANFGSTMGTFATGDFNGDMNVDLADFGILRANFGTSSGSDLAALDAWYASVVPEPTTLGLCGIAGLAMLRRRR, from the coding sequence ATGACTGGCGTTGCCTTTGGTGGCACCGCGACCATCGAAGACCTCAGTTTCCGAGGCACCGGCATCTTCGATCCGGCCGATCCGGGTGGTGCAATGGGCAACGTCACCAACGCGACTGTCGCCGGTGTGCCATTTGGCCCTGCCCGCTTGGCAGCAAATCCCCTCGACTTCGTCCTCGACTTCAACAATCTCGACGTCGACGAAGACGGCACCGCGAACGACACGGTCACGTTCACGCTCCGTGCCTCCACGAGTGAGGGCAACAGTCCGGCCGCCTTCAACCAGGGCGTCGACACGGCCTTCGGTCAGCTGGACAACCTTCTCTTCGAGGTGCTGAACGTTTCTGGCACGGCGACCGACTCGGGCGACAACATCGTCTTCGATGGGTTCACCGGAGCCATTTTCGCTGCCGGTGGCGGTGCTGCCGTCAACATCGATGTCAGCGCAGAAGTCAACGGTGAACTGTCTTCGATCATCAGCCCGGCGACGGGCGCGTTCCAGTTCCAGCAGAACTTCTTGACGTTCTCGGAGCCGACCCCGACTGTTCTGTTCGACAATGGTCTACAGATGAGCACCGGGGGCGGCGCATCTCTCGTCGCTCGCGCCTTCGACCTGCAGTTCAGCACGGAGGTCGACGTCCCGATGCTTCCGGGCGACGCGAACGGCGACGGCACCGTCGACCTGGCCGACTTCGGTATCCTGCGGGCCAACTTCGGCTCCACAATGGGCACGTTCGCCACCGGCGACTTCAACGGCGACATGAATGTCGACCTGGCCGACTTCGGCATTCTGCGTGCCAACTTCGGCACGTCTAGCGGAAGCGATCTGGCGGCACTTGACGCCTGGTACGCCTCGGTTGTTCCGGAGCCGACG